A genomic region of Leptotrichia hofstadii contains the following coding sequences:
- a CDS encoding biotin/lipoyl-containing protein — translation MIKLYKIRIGEKVYEVEVENVSEKEGTIETSASSDSKQEAGKNENPPLQKETEGKETIKAPMQGLIVDVKVKAGQKVKTGDEIVILEAMKMENPIVAPCDGTVSEIRVIKGDTVNTDDILAVLS, via the coding sequence ATGATTAAACTGTATAAAATTAGAATTGGAGAAAAAGTTTATGAAGTGGAAGTGGAAAATGTTTCAGAAAAAGAAGGGACTATTGAAACTTCAGCCAGTTCAGACAGCAAGCAAGAAGCAGGCAAGAATGAAAATCCACCTTTACAAAAGGAAACAGAAGGAAAAGAAACAATAAAAGCTCCCATGCAAGGACTTATAGTGGATGTGAAGGTAAAAGCCGGACAAAAGGTAAAGACTGGAGATGAAATTGTGATTCTGGAAGCTATGAAAATGGAAAATCCGATTGTAGCTCCTTGCGATGGGACTGTAAGCGAGATTAGAGTGATAAAGGGCGATACAGTAAATACTGATGATATTTTAGCAGTATTATCCTAA
- a CDS encoding RNA-binding S4 domain-containing protein: MRLDKFLKVTRIIKRRTVAKELADNGNIVVNGDIKKSSYDVKKGDIFEIKYFNKNIKVKVLDLPPESLKKEFIDEYIQIID, from the coding sequence ATGCGTTTAGATAAATTTTTAAAAGTAACAAGAATTATAAAAAGAAGAACAGTAGCAAAGGAACTGGCTGACAATGGGAATATCGTTGTAAACGGAGATATAAAAAAATCTTCATACGATGTGAAAAAAGGCGATATTTTTGAAATAAAGTATTTTAACAAGAACATAAAGGTAAAAGTGCTGGATCTGCCGCCTGAAAGTCTAAAAAAGGAATTTATTGATGAATATATCCAAATAATTGACTAA
- the spoVG gene encoding septation regulator SpoVG, with the protein MKVTDIRIRIGKQTENNERLRAYADITFDESFVIHGLKIIEGQNGLFVAMPSRRMPNGEFKDIVHPIKPELRAEITQVILEKFEEESAAQTETE; encoded by the coding sequence ATGAAAGTTACTGATATTCGTATTAGAATTGGAAAACAAACGGAAAACAATGAAAGATTACGGGCGTATGCTGACATCACATTTGATGAAAGTTTTGTCATTCATGGATTAAAGATAATTGAAGGTCAAAATGGGCTTTTTGTAGCAATGCCTTCGAGAAGAATGCCGAATGGAGAATTTAAGGATATTGTTCATCCTATAAAACCTGAATTAAGAGCCGAAATAACACAAGTTATTTTAGAAAAATTTGAAGAGGAAAGTGCGGCTCAAACTGAAACAGAATAA
- a CDS encoding phosphate/phosphite/phosphonate ABC transporter substrate-binding protein, which translates to MRKNILRSLLLLAILLFAVSCGKKNDTIKIVFLPNETNDSLKKSREEFARVVQEATGKKVEIVTTTDYNITVENIISGQSQIAYIGAEAYLNARQRTKDIEAVLTNAGESGTLEDARYYSFIAVRAEDANQYRSGDGFDLKKLKGKSIGFVTNSSTSGFKIPANYIVKEFGLKNTDEVLGNKVFSKVMFGNSHPGAQVLLFKGDVDVATFAIPKSFTIYELTAGKDFNSGATYKVKKGAVAPFGDYAGKSFTVIKSIPVYNGPIVFNTKTLAKEDQEKIKKALLAKSTTDNPHIFSDKKSKIRGLFLKENPNVGFVETNTAWYEGMKDIK; encoded by the coding sequence ATGAGAAAAAATATTTTAAGAAGTTTGTTATTGCTGGCAATTTTGTTATTTGCAGTTAGTTGTGGTAAAAAGAATGATACAATTAAAATTGTGTTTTTACCTAATGAAACTAATGATTCGTTGAAAAAGTCAAGAGAAGAATTTGCACGGGTTGTACAAGAAGCGACTGGGAAAAAGGTTGAGATTGTTACAACCACAGATTACAATATTACGGTTGAAAATATTATTTCTGGTCAATCGCAAATTGCTTATATTGGGGCTGAGGCATATTTGAATGCTAGACAGAGAACGAAAGATATTGAGGCGGTGCTTACAAATGCTGGAGAAAGTGGAACGTTGGAAGATGCCCGTTATTACAGCTTTATTGCAGTTAGAGCAGAAGATGCTAATCAATACCGTTCTGGAGATGGATTTGACTTGAAGAAGTTAAAAGGCAAGTCTATAGGATTTGTTACAAACAGCTCTACATCAGGATTTAAAATACCTGCTAATTACATTGTAAAAGAGTTTGGGCTAAAAAATACAGATGAAGTGCTTGGAAATAAAGTATTTTCAAAAGTTATGTTTGGAAATTCACATCCAGGAGCACAAGTTTTATTATTTAAAGGAGATGTTGATGTTGCGACATTTGCTATTCCAAAATCATTTACAATTTATGAGCTGACTGCTGGAAAAGACTTTAATTCAGGAGCTACATATAAAGTGAAAAAAGGAGCAGTTGCACCATTTGGAGATTATGCTGGAAAAAGCTTTACAGTTATAAAATCAATACCTGTTTACAATGGGCCAATCGTATTTAATACAAAAACTTTAGCAAAAGAAGATCAGGAAAAAATCAAAAAGGCGCTTTTAGCTAAATCAACAACTGACAATCCACACATTTTCAGTGATAAGAAAAGTAAAATAAGAGGACTTTTCTTAAAAGAAAACCCAAATGTTGGATTTGTGGAAACAAATACAGCTTGGTATGAAGGAATGAAAGATATAAAATAA
- a CDS encoding oxaloacetate decarboxylase subunit alpha: MGKVKIMETSLRDGHQSLMATRMTTAEMLPIIETMDKVGYYAMEVWGGATYDAAIRFLHEDPWERLREIRKRAKNTKLQMLLRGQNLLGYRHYADDIVDRFVELSIKNGIDIIRTFDALNDTRNIRQASESAKKYGGHSQLAICYTISPVHTIEYYKKLALEMQSMGADSIAIKDMSGILLPNVAYELVSELKGILNIPLELHTHATAGLAGMSTLKAIEAGVDIVDTAISPFGSGTSQPPTESLVRTLQGSKYDTGLNLELLKEVAEYFKPIRKKYIDNGTMNPKALAVEPSIVEYQLPGGMLSNLLSQLKAQGAEDKYEDVLREIPKVRKDLGYPPLVTPMSQMVGTQSVFNVLTGQRYKMIPKEIKDYVKGMYGKSPVKISDEIKAVIIGNDEIFTGRPADLLQNEYDTMKNEIGSLAKSDEDVLTYACFPQIAKDYLKEKYEEKKLEEKISIQNIDVVF; encoded by the coding sequence ATGGGAAAGGTAAAAATAATGGAAACATCGTTAAGGGATGGACATCAGTCACTTATGGCAACAAGAATGACTACTGCCGAAATGCTTCCAATAATAGAAACTATGGATAAAGTCGGATATTACGCAATGGAAGTCTGGGGTGGAGCAACTTATGATGCGGCAATCAGATTTTTGCATGAAGATCCGTGGGAAAGATTAAGAGAAATCAGAAAAAGAGCTAAAAATACAAAGCTTCAGATGCTGCTAAGAGGACAAAACTTGCTTGGTTATCGGCATTATGCAGATGATATTGTGGACAGGTTCGTTGAGCTTTCGATAAAAAATGGAATTGATATTATTAGGACATTTGATGCTTTGAATGACACAAGAAATATAAGGCAGGCATCAGAAAGCGCAAAAAAATATGGAGGACATAGCCAGCTTGCCATCTGTTACACAATTAGCCCTGTTCATACGATAGAATACTATAAGAAGCTGGCTTTGGAAATGCAGAGCATGGGGGCGGATTCTATAGCCATAAAGGATATGTCGGGAATTTTGCTTCCAAATGTGGCTTATGAGCTTGTAAGTGAACTGAAGGGGATTTTAAATATACCACTTGAACTGCATACTCATGCAACGGCGGGACTGGCTGGAATGAGTACCTTAAAAGCGATTGAAGCTGGAGTGGATATTGTAGATACGGCAATTTCGCCTTTTGGAAGCGGAACTTCACAGCCACCTACAGAATCGCTTGTTAGAACCTTGCAAGGCTCAAAATATGATACAGGGTTAAATCTTGAACTTTTAAAGGAAGTCGCAGAGTATTTTAAACCTATAAGAAAAAAATATATTGATAATGGAACAATGAATCCTAAGGCTCTTGCTGTAGAGCCAAGCATTGTAGAATATCAGCTTCCTGGCGGAATGCTCTCTAACCTTTTGTCACAGCTGAAGGCGCAAGGAGCGGAAGACAAATATGAAGACGTGCTTCGTGAAATTCCAAAAGTCCGAAAAGATCTAGGCTATCCGCCTTTAGTAACGCCGATGAGCCAGATGGTTGGAACGCAGTCAGTCTTTAATGTCTTGACAGGGCAGAGGTACAAGATGATTCCAAAGGAAATTAAAGATTATGTAAAAGGAATGTATGGGAAATCGCCTGTAAAAATTTCGGATGAAATTAAGGCGGTTATAATTGGAAATGATGAAATATTTACTGGAAGGCCTGCCGATTTGCTGCAAAACGAATACGACACAATGAAGAACGAAATTGGGAGTCTGGCAAAATCTGATGAAGATGTTCTAACTTACGCATGCTTTCCACAGATTGCAAAAGATTACCTGAAAGAAAAGTACGAGGAAAAAAAATTAGAAGAGAAAATCAGTATTCAGAATATTGATGTCGTTTTTTAA
- a CDS encoding biotin--[acetyl-CoA-carboxylase] ligase, producing MKENINLYKFDELDSTNDYLRRNHKSYEEFDVISARVQTHGKARRQNDWISMDGMALFSFFLKERDNWEIEDYLKLPLIAGLAVIKGLRKIENLEYKFKWTNDVYVENMKLCGILMEKTEDVYITGIGININNMLPENLKSKAISLTQIKNKKYELDEVIKNIVSEFQTLCETLENGFWKDILKEINQINYLKGKKIELKLGNEVISGVAQNIDENGELQILMEKTDNRNPEIRSFSVGEVFEKIVYY from the coding sequence ATGAAAGAAAATATAAATCTATATAAATTTGATGAACTTGATTCGACAAATGACTATTTACGAAGGAATCACAAAAGTTATGAAGAATTTGATGTTATTTCTGCTAGAGTTCAGACGCATGGAAAGGCACGCAGGCAGAATGACTGGATTTCGATGGATGGGATGGCACTTTTTAGTTTCTTTTTAAAGGAAAGGGATAACTGGGAAATTGAGGATTATTTGAAATTGCCTTTAATTGCTGGACTTGCAGTTATAAAGGGACTTAGAAAAATTGAAAATTTAGAATATAAATTCAAATGGACTAATGATGTTTATGTGGAAAATATGAAATTATGTGGCATTCTAATGGAAAAAACCGAAGATGTTTATATTACGGGAATTGGGATAAATATAAATAATATGTTGCCAGAAAACTTGAAAAGCAAAGCTATCTCATTGACTCAAATAAAAAATAAAAAATATGAACTTGACGAAGTTATAAAGAATATCGTTTCAGAATTTCAAACATTGTGCGAAACTTTAGAAAATGGATTCTGGAAGGATATTTTAAAGGAAATTAATCAGATAAATTATTTGAAAGGTAAAAAAATTGAATTAAAACTTGGAAATGAAGTTATTTCAGGAGTTGCTCAGAATATTGATGAAAATGGGGAGCTTCAGATTTTGATGGAAAAAACAGATAATCGAAATCCTGAAATTAGGAGTTTTTCAGTTGGGGAAGTTTTTGAAAAGATAGTTTATTATTAG
- a CDS encoding MATE family efflux transporter: MEESTKLKTELNDRKMRFGTESIPKLLVSLAVPAIIANLVNALYNIVDQIFIGQKIGFLGNAATNVAFPLTTICLAIGLMTGVGAATNFNLELGRKRPKRAKSVAGTAVTMLLLGGMALCILINIFLRPMLTAFGATNQIFDYAIEYTQITSLGIPFLLFAIGANPLVRADGNAFYSMLAIVVGSLVNTILDPLFMFGFDMGMDGAAWATVIGQFVSAVILALYFFRFKSVKFELRDFKIKIREIGILFAFGTSPFIFQCSALIIQIVTNNLLKIYGAKSIYGSEIPIAVAGIVMKINVIFIAVVLGLTQGAQPIAGFNYGAKKYGRVWEILKLTLKVAFVISLMAFAIFQLFPVQIISIFGSGSELYFKYGTKYMRVFLFFIFLNGIQGAVTMFLTSIGRAFQGAFLSLVRQIISLLPLLIILPYFMGVDGIMFAFPIADLVAFVVSVIILKKEMKKIPKLDEYIS; encoded by the coding sequence ATGGAAGAATCAACAAAATTAAAAACAGAACTAAATGACAGAAAAATGAGATTTGGCACAGAATCAATTCCAAAATTGCTAGTTTCACTTGCAGTACCGGCAATTATCGCCAATCTTGTAAACGCGCTTTATAATATTGTGGATCAGATTTTTATTGGACAGAAAATCGGATTTTTGGGAAATGCGGCTACGAATGTGGCTTTTCCGCTTACGACAATTTGCCTTGCGATTGGGCTTATGACTGGAGTTGGAGCCGCAACGAACTTTAATCTGGAATTGGGGAGAAAACGTCCCAAAAGAGCAAAAAGTGTGGCTGGAACGGCAGTAACAATGCTGCTTTTAGGCGGAATGGCCTTGTGTATACTGATTAATATTTTTTTAAGACCGATGTTAACAGCGTTTGGCGCTACAAATCAGATTTTTGACTATGCAATTGAATATACTCAGATTACATCTTTAGGAATACCATTTTTATTGTTTGCGATAGGGGCAAACCCTTTGGTAAGAGCTGATGGAAATGCCTTTTATTCAATGCTTGCGATAGTTGTTGGATCGCTTGTAAACACTATATTAGATCCGTTATTCATGTTTGGGTTTGATATGGGAATGGACGGCGCGGCCTGGGCAACTGTGATTGGGCAGTTTGTGTCGGCAGTTATACTGGCTTTGTATTTTTTCAGGTTTAAAAGCGTAAAATTTGAATTAAGGGATTTTAAGATAAAAATACGGGAAATAGGGATTTTATTTGCATTTGGGACATCGCCTTTTATTTTTCAATGTTCTGCTTTAATTATTCAAATTGTAACAAATAATCTGCTAAAGATATACGGGGCAAAATCCATTTATGGAAGTGAAATTCCAATTGCTGTTGCTGGAATCGTCATGAAAATAAATGTTATATTTATAGCAGTTGTATTGGGATTAACACAGGGGGCACAGCCTATTGCGGGATTTAATTACGGAGCTAAAAAATATGGAAGAGTTTGGGAGATATTGAAATTAACATTAAAAGTGGCATTTGTTATTTCATTAATGGCATTTGCAATATTTCAGCTTTTTCCAGTTCAGATAATTTCCATTTTTGGAAGCGGAAGTGAACTTTACTTTAAATATGGAACAAAATATATGAGAGTATTTTTATTTTTCATATTCCTGAATGGTATTCAAGGTGCAGTTACCATGTTTTTAACATCAATTGGAAGGGCGTTTCAAGGGGCTTTTTTGTCGCTTGTAAGACAAATTATATCACTATTGCCGTTACTTATAATTTTACCGTACTTTATGGGAGTTGATGGAATTATGTTCGCATTTCCAATAGCTGACCTGGTGGCATTTGTTGTATCGGTAATCATTTTGAAAAAGGAAATGAAAAAAATTCCTAAATTGGATGAGTATATTTCATAA
- a CDS encoding TraX family protein gives MKKLNTNQLKYIALFFMFLDSVFFAFLGFLPSWIHLITRFVAPLFAFFTVEGFYHTRNREKYMARLWTAAVLMQFGNIISFIMLGQRYQIIDNIFLTLALGFTVIYFLQKGRRDKKAIYNILGIFLFLFMIIFSFFPIVIGTYFIGLEGGVQILFTMISFWAFYGNRKKQVITFLILNMLYISLFLPLSPSEYPSLALWFDDFCYNSDGLTFLFLPFIFLYNGKKGSKAPIHKWFFYIFYPLQFWILNVLAFFLKIKG, from the coding sequence ATGAAAAAGTTGAACACTAATCAATTGAAGTACATTGCTTTATTTTTTATGTTTTTAGATTCAGTATTTTTTGCATTTTTAGGTTTTTTGCCATCCTGGATTCATTTGATTACTAGATTTGTAGCGCCGTTATTTGCATTTTTTACAGTGGAAGGCTTTTATCACACTAGAAATCGTGAAAAATATATGGCAAGACTATGGACAGCGGCAGTTTTGATGCAATTTGGAAATATAATTTCATTTATTATGTTAGGGCAGAGATACCAAATAATTGATAATATTTTTTTAACTCTTGCATTAGGTTTTACAGTGATTTATTTCTTACAAAAAGGGAGAAGAGACAAAAAGGCTATTTACAATATTTTAGGAATATTTCTTTTTCTTTTTATGATAATATTTTCTTTTTTTCCAATTGTGATTGGAACTTATTTTATAGGGCTTGAAGGTGGAGTACAGATCTTATTTACAATGATTAGCTTCTGGGCATTTTATGGAAATAGAAAAAAGCAGGTAATAACATTTTTAATTTTAAATATGCTATATATTTCATTATTCCTGCCACTAAGTCCATCTGAATATCCTAGCTTGGCATTATGGTTTGATGATTTTTGCTACAACAGCGATGGCTTAACATTTTTATTTTTACCGTTTATATTTTTATACAATGGAAAAAAAGGGAGCAAAGCGCCTATTCACAAATGGTTTTTCTATATTTTCTACCCTTTGCAATTCTGGATTTTAAACGTTCTCGCATTTTTTTTGAAAATTAAAGGTTGA
- the pckA gene encoding phosphoenolpyruvate carboxykinase (ATP) → MKKLTKDLEKLGIVNVAKIYRNLAPSELIEHALSRKEGTLSETGALVVTTGKYTGRSPKDKYIVDTPGVHEKIAWGNVNRPIEKEKFDSIYSKLIAYLQNREIFVFDGMAGADPACRKKFRIINERASQNLFIHQLLIRPTEEELKDYGHSDFTIIAAPGFKCSAKIDGINSSAAIIIDYEAKVGIICGTEYSGEIKKSVFSIMNFIMPEIDVLPMHCSANMDPRTGQTAVFFGLSGTGKTTLSTDPNRKLIGDDEHGWSDHSIFNFEGGCYAKCINLDPEHEPDIYNAIKFGSLVENVVMNPKTREFDFYDKSLTENTRVGYPINHIKNAQIPGIGGIPSVVIFLTADAFGVLPPVSRLSKDAAIYHFVTGFTSKLAGTERGITEPQPTFSTCFGEPFMPLDPLVYAEMLGKKIELHSTKVFLINTGWSGGPYGVGNRMNLKYTRAMVTAALNGELDEVEYRHDDIFNLEIPQYCPNVPSELLNPVDTWANKEAYGAAARKLAKMFRENFATKYPNMPEHIVNAGPSRFE, encoded by the coding sequence ATGAAAAAACTGACAAAGGATCTTGAGAAATTAGGAATTGTAAATGTAGCAAAAATCTACAGAAACCTGGCACCTTCTGAACTTATTGAGCATGCGCTAAGCCGTAAGGAAGGAACATTGTCTGAAACAGGAGCTTTAGTTGTAACGACAGGGAAATATACAGGGCGTTCGCCTAAGGATAAATATATTGTAGACACACCAGGCGTTCATGAAAAAATTGCCTGGGGAAATGTGAACAGGCCTATTGAAAAAGAAAAATTTGACTCTATTTATAGCAAACTGATTGCATATCTGCAAAATCGTGAAATATTTGTATTTGATGGAATGGCAGGAGCTGATCCTGCATGCAGAAAAAAATTCAGGATAATAAACGAACGTGCCAGTCAAAATTTATTTATCCATCAGCTTTTAATTCGTCCAACAGAAGAAGAGCTAAAGGATTATGGGCATTCTGACTTTACAATAATTGCGGCTCCAGGCTTTAAATGCAGTGCTAAAATTGATGGAATAAACTCTTCAGCCGCGATAATTATAGATTATGAAGCAAAAGTTGGAATTATTTGCGGAACAGAATATTCAGGAGAAATTAAAAAAAGCGTATTTTCAATAATGAACTTTATAATGCCTGAAATTGATGTGCTGCCTATGCACTGTTCTGCCAATATGGATCCAAGAACCGGTCAAACCGCTGTATTTTTTGGACTTTCGGGAACAGGGAAAACTACTCTTTCAACAGATCCTAATCGTAAGTTAATTGGAGATGATGAACACGGATGGTCTGATCACAGCATTTTCAACTTTGAGGGAGGATGCTATGCAAAATGTATAAACCTTGATCCGGAGCATGAGCCTGATATTTACAATGCGATAAAATTTGGCAGCCTTGTGGAAAATGTTGTAATGAATCCTAAAACACGTGAATTTGACTTTTATGACAAGAGCTTGACAGAAAATACGAGAGTAGGTTATCCAATTAATCATATAAAAAATGCCCAAATTCCAGGGATTGGAGGAATTCCAAGCGTTGTAATATTTCTGACGGCAGATGCATTTGGAGTTTTACCGCCTGTGTCAAGACTTTCAAAAGATGCGGCAATTTATCATTTTGTAACAGGATTTACTTCTAAGCTTGCTGGAACGGAACGTGGAATTACAGAGCCGCAGCCTACATTCTCAACTTGCTTTGGAGAACCGTTTATGCCATTAGATCCATTAGTTTATGCAGAAATGCTAGGTAAAAAAATAGAACTTCACAGCACAAAAGTATTTTTAATAAATACAGGGTGGTCTGGAGGACCTTACGGTGTTGGAAACCGTATGAACTTAAAATACACAAGGGCAATGGTAACAGCGGCATTAAACGGTGAACTGGATGAAGTGGAATACAGGCACGATGATATTTTCAATTTGGAAATTCCGCAATATTGTCCAAATGTCCCAAGTGAACTTTTAAATCCAGTAGATACGTGGGCAAACAAGGAAGCTTATGGAGCGGCTGCAAGAAAGCTGGCAAAAATGTTCAGGGAAAATTTTGCCACAAAATATCCGAATATGCCAGAACATATTGTAAATGCAGGACCGTCACGTTTTGAATAA
- a CDS encoding GNAT family N-acetyltransferase, translated as MKKIEFKIIQNSDYSDEIRNILDEEEMESLVQVKYEKVPNLFESLHKDSEKTPIIVVGIDTENDNLVGVGACSIFKNNIGYLNSFRIKKEYRNKVNFGKAYKMLITEAKKCGIKTVITTILEENKIAQRILTKRRKSMPIYEFYKNIVFFSLKNVKKGDLIVKDEEILNYGNFEIYLKNKTNKKYVVTDYKKIYKFLYKFRKVIAFFGYPEIPEINKISNFLYVDFVLKDKNADEKKNKNEFIKAVKFIQNKGYNCDFFMIGSYENSFLEKNLDKMKVFKYKSKMYRVFYEEIENTEIDNNFKSEDIEISFWNL; from the coding sequence ATGAAAAAAATAGAATTTAAAATTATTCAAAATAGTGATTATAGCGATGAAATAAGAAACATTCTAGATGAAGAGGAAATGGAATCGCTTGTACAGGTAAAATACGAGAAAGTGCCGAATTTGTTTGAATCATTGCATAAGGATAGCGAAAAAACTCCGATTATCGTGGTAGGAATTGATACTGAAAATGACAATCTTGTTGGTGTTGGGGCTTGTTCTATTTTTAAAAATAATATCGGGTATTTAAATTCATTTAGAATAAAAAAAGAATATAGAAATAAAGTCAATTTTGGCAAGGCTTACAAGATGTTAATAACAGAAGCCAAAAAATGTGGAATAAAAACCGTAATTACGACTATTCTTGAAGAAAATAAAATAGCACAAAGAATCTTGACAAAAAGGCGAAAAAGTATGCCAATTTATGAATTTTATAAAAACATTGTATTTTTTAGCTTGAAAAATGTGAAAAAAGGCGATTTAATAGTAAAGGATGAAGAAATTTTGAACTATGGAAATTTTGAAATTTATCTGAAAAATAAGACAAATAAAAAATACGTAGTGACAGATTACAAAAAAATTTATAAATTTTTGTATAAATTTAGAAAGGTAATAGCTTTTTTTGGATATCCAGAAATACCTGAAATCAATAAAATTTCAAATTTTTTGTATGTGGATTTTGTTTTAAAGGATAAAAATGCAGATGAGAAAAAAAATAAAAATGAATTTATAAAAGCTGTAAAATTTATTCAAAATAAAGGCTATAATTGTGATTTTTTTATGATTGGAAGTTATGAGAACTCGTTTTTGGAAAAAAATTTAGATAAAATGAAGGTTTTTAAGTATAAAAGCAAGATGTATAGAGTTTTTTATGAAGAAATTGAAAATACTGAAATAGATAATAATTTTAAAAGTGAAGATATTGAGATTTCATTTTGGAATTTGTAA
- a CDS encoding sodium ion-translocating decarboxylase subunit beta, translating to MELLKILYGTTGLSMITIKQIIMIIIALTLLYLAIKKQYEPYLLLPISFGMLLANLPAVANEGLMEKGGLLYYLYQGVKLGIYPPLIFLAIGASTDFGPLIANPKSLLLGAAAQFGIFVTFIGAILLGFTGKEAGSIGIIGGADGPTAIYTTTKLAPHLLGSIAIAAYSYMALVPVIQPPIIKLLTTKKERMVEMTQLRFVSQREKIIFPIAVTIIVILLVPSSAPLIGMLMLGNLIKEAGIVSNLVEHVRGALLYCITIVLGMTVGATANAETFLSFKTINIIILGLIAFSFGTVGGVIFGKIMYKFTNGKVNPMIGSAGVSAVPMAARVVQKLGQEENPKNFLLMHAMGPNIAGVIGSAVAAGVLLIIFR from the coding sequence ATGGAACTACTAAAAATTCTTTACGGAACAACAGGATTATCAATGATAACTATAAAACAGATTATTATGATAATAATAGCTTTAACTTTATTGTATCTGGCAATAAAAAAACAATATGAACCATATTTACTGCTTCCAATTTCTTTTGGAATGCTGCTGGCAAACCTGCCTGCTGTTGCAAATGAAGGACTTATGGAAAAAGGCGGACTTTTGTATTATCTTTATCAAGGAGTAAAATTAGGTATTTATCCACCGTTGATATTTTTAGCAATTGGAGCAAGTACAGACTTTGGACCGCTTATTGCAAATCCAAAAAGTTTATTGCTGGGAGCTGCTGCGCAATTTGGAATTTTTGTAACATTTATAGGAGCTATTTTACTTGGATTTACAGGAAAAGAAGCTGGCTCAATTGGAATTATCGGAGGAGCTGACGGGCCAACAGCAATTTATACCACAACCAAATTAGCTCCACACTTACTAGGTTCAATCGCTATTGCGGCCTATTCCTATATGGCTTTGGTTCCTGTTATTCAGCCACCAATTATAAAACTTTTGACAACAAAAAAGGAAAGAATGGTAGAAATGACACAACTAAGATTTGTAAGCCAACGTGAAAAAATTATTTTCCCAATAGCAGTAACAATTATTGTGATTCTTTTAGTTCCATCATCAGCACCGTTAATTGGAATGTTAATGCTTGGAAATCTTATAAAGGAAGCTGGAATTGTCTCAAATTTAGTTGAACATGTACGAGGGGCGCTGCTTTACTGTATTACTATAGTATTGGGAATGACAGTTGGAGCAACAGCCAATGCAGAAACTTTTTTAAGTTTTAAGACAATAAATATTATTATTTTAGGGCTAATCGCATTTTCATTTGGAACAGTTGGTGGTGTAATATTTGGAAAAATAATGTATAAATTCACAAACGGAAAAGTAAATCCAATGATTGGATCAGCAGGAGTCTCTGCAGTACCAATGGCAGCAAGGGTTGTACAAAAACTTGGACAAGAAGAAAATCCCAAAAATTTTCTGTTAATGCATGCCATGGGACCAAATATCGCTGGAGTAATTGGATCAGCAGTTGCTGCAGGAGTTCTTTTAATAATATTCAGATAA
- a CDS encoding OadG family protein, translating into MKSILFGSSAVTFADAIYITIVSMMVVFFILFLISFVLSFFKYFTNYEVKNEDIQNKEIKDNKILEKSDKKQKFNMEKIKDETMLAAMMAALIEAAGDNKDSRIRIKNIREIK; encoded by the coding sequence ATGAAAAGTATTTTATTTGGAAGTTCAGCCGTAACTTTTGCAGATGCTATTTATATTACTATTGTCAGTATGATGGTTGTATTTTTCATATTATTTCTGATTTCATTTGTATTGTCATTTTTCAAATACTTCACAAATTATGAGGTAAAGAATGAGGATATTCAAAATAAAGAAATAAAAGACAATAAAATTTTGGAAAAATCAGACAAGAAACAAAAATTTAATATGGAAAAAATAAAAGATGAAACTATGCTGGCGGCAATGATGGCGGCTTTGATTGAAGCGGCTGGAGATAATAAGGACAGCCGTATAAGAATAAAAAATATTAGGGAAATAAAATAA